The genome window TGACATTTTTGCTTGTCTagtttatgtttttttttataaACTTTTATTGTTAATGAAGTTTATCTTATTTCTATCATATAATATTGTAATTACTTAAATGGATTGAGCTACACGATTACGAGTTGGGGTATGTATTATGCAATAATGGTTCGCTCAGTGCAAGTTGGTAGGCACTAGGTGCCGGCCACGTCGCAATctattttggggcgtgacaattatCCAGATGGTTCAAATTTCCTGCAGTACATATTTTTTGTAAAAGATATGTCGATCTTAAACAAGATGACAAGCTATAGGTCTGACACACCCAATGGATTGGACTTCTTTAGGTTGAGAATTAGTTTTGGGTTTTAAGACTAAGAAAGAGTAACACGGTAAGGGACTAAGAGTCCAAAAGCTGGTAAAACAatttcggttttttcggtttaATCGAAAATCGAATCGTTAAAACCGATCACTGAACGAATACCGaaattttaaaaactataaacAACAAACCagccgaataaaccgaaaccgaatAAACCAAAATTTACGGTTCGACCGATTTTTTCGGTTCGGttggtattatgcccacccccaCTTTTTCATAAAGTTGTTGAAAGCTCTAACTCTAGCATTTGTGGTTTTCCCATTAAGTTATCATAATAGTCTAAAAATACCTAAGCTATGTCATCTGGATCATTATGCCAATTGCCTTGTTCATCCCTTATCTGTGTTGTAACTAATTTCATTCTCCTTTGTTTAATCATATCATGAAACTACCTTGTGTTGCCATCTCCCAATCTTAGCCAAGTAGCTTTGCTTTTCTGTTATAAGTAGATTTCTGCCATATATGGAATCTTTCTAAAATGTAGATACACCTCTCTTTTCTTCTGCTGCATACCCTTATCTAGTGGATTTTCTTGCAACTTCTCTTGTATCCTCCTGAGTTCCTCCCTGCTTTCTTCTGCTTCATTTACTAAGTCCTTGAAGTACTTTGAATTTAGCTGTTTCAGTCCTTTATTTAGCAACTTTAATCTTCTTACAACTCTCAACATTTTGCACCTTTTAATCTGCACCTCCCACCCAGCCTTGACAGTGATGTCAAACAAAGGATGATGATCATTGCAGTATTGAAAATATTTCTTCCTTCTTGTCTTAATCCCTTCTAAAGTTAACTACATGGGGCAGTGATCACCTATTCCTTCAAGTAGGAACTTGGCTTGACATGCTGGCATTATATCAAGCCATTTGTCATTGATGAAAGCccaatcaatcttggaaaatattcTCCGTTCAGAGTTTTTATCATTCCAAGTGTATCTGTTGCCCTGTTGAGGAAGCTCAATCAAACAACAATAATCCACACAATTTCTTAACTCTATCACTTCTTCCCAAGTGACTTGATTACCTCATATTCTATCCTCATTTGTTAATACTGCATTAAAGTCTCCTAATATCAGCTAAGGTCTAGAACAAACTCCATGTTGTTGCATAATAGTATCCCATAACTCTCTTTTTGCTTATCTTGTATTGAAGGCATATACCAATGTGAGCAGAAAAGTCAGTTGTGGTGGAATGCAAGTCACCTCACAAGTCATATTTTGGGAAGTAATATTTGTAGGAACTACATCATAGTAATCCTATCTCCATGTCAACCATATTCTACCATTATAGTGTGCTTCAAGATTGGTAGTATAATGCCAACCTCCAAACAAACTATCAGCAATTTGTTCAATCTtattcttctttatttttgtttctaaCAGACCTACTATACCAGCCTTAACTTCATTGCAGCGGATTTTAacttccttatacttatttgggacatttaaGCCCCTAACATTCTAACACAATAGGTTAACCATTCCCAGTACGGGGCATGGTTCCTCCTCTCCCTTTCGCACTTTTGATAGCAGTTTGTACAATACTGACATTTGCAAGCTTATCCAAAATTTGATAAGAGTTGGACTTTTCAATTTGTAGATTCTGTTTAGATGGGCCTCTTCCATTTCTTAGAGGGGTGATCCATTCATAACTAGTTGATGCTTGTTTCTGAAGCACTTATGTATGGTCCTTATCCTTTTTTATCTCCCTTTCTTCATTATCCCGATGCTTCTGCACTAACTCTATTGTTGACACTGCCTTATCATGTTGAGCAACTGGCTTATTCTTCTTCCTACATACCTCCTCTGCATGCCCATAGGCATGGCAATATGTACACATAGTTGGTTTCCAATCATAGCTTACTCTTTGTTCAATGAGCTGACCTTTCTCATTTCTAAATAACATTATATCAGGTAGTTGAGCATCCAACTCGACCTCTACTAGTATCCTTGCAAACTGTAGTCCTACCTTCTCAATGTTTAGATCCACCATTAAAGGTCTCCCAACCAAGCTTCCTATTTTACTCAATCCTTTAGGACTCCAATACTTGAAGTCAAAGCCTAGGAATTTCACCCAAATTGGCACAGTGAGCAATTCTTCCCTAGTGAATTCTAAATCTGGGTtccatgcttttataataaaagGTTTATTGTCAAAGTGGTAGATCCCTACATTCAATACCTCGTGTTTTGCTACAGCAGAGTCAAACCTTACAAGTATAACTCCATTTTTAAACATTGAGATTTTTTTAATACCATGCCCGTAACTTCTTAACATATACCTGAATCACTGCAAAAGGAGGATGTGCACCTAGTACATAGCAAACTATCACATTCTGCCAATACTCAATTTCACTAGAAATGTCTTCTAGTTCAATTGCACTTACACGAAACTCACCATGTAGCTTAGGTTGAACATATTTCAATTTGAATCCAGCATTGGAAAGCTTCGCCATGTCGAATTCATCCCAAATTGAATTCCTCTTTTCCGGTAGCCCTAATTCTTCCTCCACTTCATCCGCCCATGATTACCTTCCATTACCAGGAGAATTACTATGTCCTTCATTCCTTGGGTTGTGGATAGCTTCATTCCACATATTCAATCGCTTGCTTCTGCTTCAATTTCTCTCCATTTGCAATGTCCTCTACTGTTACATTGGTTACCGTTTCATTGGAATTGTTTGGAGAATTTATTCCTCCCTGCTTAGATCCAGTGTTAGCACTCGTTCCTGCTAGGAATTTGGCCTGTGTTGATGCCGATATTGCCATTAACGCCTTCTGAGATGGTACACAAGCTCTCCTCCCCATGGCTGGTGCACGTTAGAGTAACCTGCGCCGAGAGAGAATCGTGTCGTCACCACAACATTTTTCTCTATCAATATATAATTTTTGCCTAACTACTTTGATATCAAAAAACTTTGTATttaatatgtatatattattAATTTGAATTCAGTGACTTAAAGCACTTGAATTCTGAACTCATAAATTTTAAATCTCGGTGGCTTCGCCTCTGACTGAGAACCATCCGTGTTCAGCGTCAGCCATAatatgtgtgtatgtatgtacTGATATTCACAATACCGCGCATAATAACTTTCTTCTCTGTAAATTTCTTTTGTCAAAAAGACCAATAAATTTTGACGGCCATGATTAATTTTATGTATGATTAATGATACATTAAAGTACAAAATTTTTAGTACCTCCGAATAGTAAAATGACTTattgattatttttctttttgttattcTCTGTGTCCTACTTCTTGTGGCTTTGTTTGACGGAAAGAAGAGATGATGTTCACGCAAGGAAGAaagatatttgaaaattataacATAAAATAAGTCATGAACATTTGTTGCTAtaaataatttcattcattaaaaagtaaaataaaaattttaaaattcatttattttaaatataaaaaagttattatcttttttatttattttataaatagatTAAGACAAAAGTGTTACATAACTTACAATTGAAGGAGGAATTGTTTATATGTTACCGCCTATTTGCGTATTCTTACATTGGATAAGCAATCAAAGTATGCTCTGGTCAGCTACACTGGATATAGAATCCTATCCCAAAAATCGTACCTTTGCACCTATAAAGTCCAAGTGCGGGCGATAAGTTCAAAAGGGACGAGGCTAAAGGCTACTTGCTAAGCAACACGTATAGGAAGAAGCAGACACGTGCCCTGTTTCAAATCCTTTTGCTATTGTTCAAATACGATGAGAGCATCATATTACCTTCCGTCGAAGTATCGGTGCCACTGCAATCAACAAGAATCGAGAAAACTTTTTTCCCACTTTATGAGAGAACTGtaataaaacaaaaaaagagtATGGCTGAAAACGGGCAAATGATGGATATTGTAAATCCCCAGCAAGTCAGCAGAAGGACGTTGATTCTGGCAACACTGGCTGGAATAGCAGTAGAAGGCCCACTTTTGGGGATGATGGGTTTCAGCTTTCTGACTTCTTTGATAATTCTGGTCGTAACTTCTCCGCTGCTCTTGATATTTAGTCCTCTGTTGTTTGGTGCTGCTTGTGTTTTCGCATTCGCCATCGCAGGCTTTGGGGTGGCTGGGACTATAGCTTTTGCAGGATTGTCTTCGTTTGTTCTGGTTTATCGTTCACTAATTAAAGGCGTAAGAAAAACGGGCATAGACTACGGCGATACTGATAACCCGGCGGTCACTGTGGATAAAATGATTCAGCCGGACGAGACTGTAGCGAAGGAGCAGCAGCAGCTGGACACAGAAGTGGCAGGTACTAGATGTGGATTTAAATTTGACAGGTTCAATATTTATATTCTTATCACtaaattcttgtattttttgGTTCATCACTTCATACTTGTTGAAGTTCTAGTAAATTTTCACGTATATACTTCACCTTTTCAGTTTCAATTTTTATGACTTAAATATACCATAGTATTAATGGTGTGATCATAAAAATTCTAAAAGATAGTGATGATTTGAATATGCTATAACATTTATGTagttataaataaaataagaaatccgaagttaaattgttttcaaattttaGAAATATGTCAGTTTTTCTTGAAGTATATACAACTATACATTATATCTTTTATATACAACTATACATTATATCTGTTCCTGCAGGTAATGTGGACAGAATTGAGACAGTGAAGGAGCAGCAAGAGGACACTTCAGTGCCAGTTACTAGAATTGTTGAGTTGTTTGAGTCTTTAAAGGAGCATCCCCATGACTCTACTACTGCTGTGGAGGAGCATAGGCCGGAAAGCCCCGGCTATTTGCAGCAAAATGTGCAGCGCGAGATACCACTAGAGATTTAAGAATATTGTAGTCAGGAAAGGATAGTTTATATATATGCTTGTGCTACATTTGCTTTTTACCTAGTTGCACCTAGTTCTATAGAATCTATACCCCTACACATGTACATTTTTGGAGAATGCTTTTCCTCTTTACTTCTACTTCTTTTGGTCTCTGTCGTATATACATAAAGTGTGGGTTGTATAGTCGGTTTGATTCGTGGCTTGTATGGTGCTGTTTTTCATCCAGTTAAAAGTGCATGGGTTTTTATTTGTTCAAGAGGGGAGGTTTGTGTCCGATCCTGGATTTAAGTTTGAGACCGACATCCCATCCTTGGGCAATGACTATTCTGTTCGAGGAAAAACAAACTAGTTATAAATGCGATTTGGGTTAATTTCAATATTCTATTTTTATCACATCGTATTAATTGAACACtatgtgaaataaaaatacatgaTGGCAAGGCAAATTTTAAAATGGAttattgtttaacccaaaaatagatttttcGGTCAAAGTTAATATCAAGAAGATATTGGGTTACCgataaccaagatttacttcactttctcaataatttaaagaataaatcaagaaataaaaataattaacaaagaaaatatgaaacagATTCATAATCACTCCCAAATTGCGATTTACAACCTTGAGAATAAAGTAAAGAATGATTgcataaattttaataaaaatccgaTGATATTACAAATGAGGTTTCAGTCCTTATATAGGAGCATACAACTATAACGGTTTCCTTACTTAATTCGGGCTCACTAATGGCATTAATTACCTTGATTACCCgttatcagtgttttaaaaggcattttcggggcgagccttggggcgaggcgcaccaaaaatgccctggggcgatggtgtggggcgaaagtctcaagaggcgtacgcccagcaATTCGGAGCGTTCGGGGAGTATTGTTTTGGTGAAGCGTAAGCCCCAAAGATTTttccaaattaaaataaaatttgttgaataagtccttcatataatacccaaattctcaaaattcagcttggtaattactcaaaagttgtaaaaaggaactgaaatgtattaaatttaaaagttatgaccttttttattgattgaaacccCAATTCATGCTCTttcccaattttttatcttgtccgctagtctgctaatatctcccaaaagcaacgaatattcattttttttacaaatacaaagagaactctattctccttcatagcagcaagttcaaagttcaaattgcaggttagtcatcatttttgttctttcatgtagaaaactttattcttttcgactcaagttacttgagcttctaagtagcgtaaaatagattgttttgactagttttttgtagGGATgaagcgcgcgcgcgcgcgcgcacacacacacacacacacacacacatatatatatatatatatatatatatatatatatatgtttcacatatttatagttttctttattttttatgcaattttacttgtttataaatatttactttaattataatattttataaaatattaaaaattaaatacctatggggattacgcctcgctgaggcatatgtaaaacgcatcGCCTTAcgtccacgccttttaaaacactgctcaTTACCATATACAATTGTAACAGAAGTATTTATGGCTAAAGATTTTCTGTAACCGTATCGATTTCCCTTCCTTATTTATGACAGGTTCGTGCATCTTCCCTTCTTAACGGTCTTTATTCATTCCACTCCAGTTTCTCCTTTTGCAACTGTCAGGTCCGGCTCTTTTCTTAGTGTAACCCCGAGGGTGTTCCTCCCGTGCCTTTTTTCCCATTCTTTAACTCGTCTAATTAAGAACGCAATTTGTCGCTATATTGATGGTCGACACACCATGCCCTGTCACCTCGATGATAGTGCACGGGTCATGCCTTTTTTCCACTAATACAGAAAGTccccccactttctgaatattcgGTAAGTGATAAGTATTTATGGAGGGAATTCTTTGCCGCCATTTCTTGAGTATCATTATGCTATTTTCAGAATCGATGCGACGTATGTCACATCCATTTAATGCCCATGCCACGTGGCTTCACTTGATTGGTTCTGCAGTTTTTCAGTGCTTTTTTAGGGTTTTTTTGCGGCTGCATCAGTCAGGAAGTGACGGTTCTATTATGACGCTTCATAATGATCAACCTTGATGATGGTTGCCTCTCCTTATAAATACTTCATCTCACTTGATATTTTGAAATCGTTATCCTGCTTCGCTATATTCATCTCCTTGACCTTCCTTCGTATTCCTCTATATTTTCTTCGTTAAACATGTATTCTTCATCACCAGACCCTCATAAAGTTGTCATCTCGACGAACTTGCTCTTTCTACCATTGCTACTAGAAGTGGGAGGGGTGGAAGACTCTGCAATATTGGTTCGTTATCTACTCGCAGTTCTACTTCCCAAAGTAGTTCCGTCAAGCCATCTTCTTCTAGACTTAGAGTCCCTTTAACCCCTAGATCTTCTTCTAGGAACAGGGATCAGAATGAACCCATGCGTGAGCCTACAGTTTCTGAGATTGTTCCTCAAGAGTTTTCCTTTGTATCAGATCGTGAAGCCATGAAAAATTAAGTTTCTTCTATAGCTTCCTTTAACCCTGCTGAACACTACCCAAGTCTGATCACTCATGGTCTTCTCTCTTTAGTTCGTCGTGAATGTCATTGGAAACCAGATTTCCCAGTTTTAATTCCTGGTGCCAACCAAAGAATCACTTCTTACCTTACTGGCTTCTCTTTcgtttatacttaccctttcactttaggATTT of Nicotiana tomentosiformis chromosome 7, ASM39032v3, whole genome shotgun sequence contains these proteins:
- the LOC104103705 gene encoding oleosin 16.4 kDa isoform X1, whose amino-acid sequence is MAENGQMMDIVNPQQVSRRTLILATLAGIAVEGPLLGMMGFSFLTSLIILVVTSPLLLIFSPLLFGAACVFAFAIAGFGVAGTIAFAGLSSFVLVYRSLIKGVRKTGIDYGDTDNPAVTVDKMIQPDETVAKEQQQLDTEVAGTRCNVDRIETVKEQQEDTSVPVTRIVELFESLKEHPHDSTTAVEEHRPESPGYLQQNVQREIPLEI
- the LOC104103705 gene encoding oleosin 16.4 kDa isoform X2; translated protein: MAENGQMMDIVNPQQVSRRTLILATLAGIAVEGPLLGMMGFSFLTSLIILVVTSPLLLIFSPLLFGAACVFAFAIAGFGVAGTIAFAGLSSFVLVYRSLIKGVRKTGIDYGDTDNPAVTVDKMIQPDETVAKEQQQLDTEVAGNVDRIETVKEQQEDTSVPVTRIVELFESLKEHPHDSTTAVEEHRPESPGYLQQNVQREIPLEI